In the Gallaecimonas pentaromativorans genome, one interval contains:
- a CDS encoding MacB family efflux pump subunit, with product MAALLELTGIWRYFRSGDDDVAVLKNINLTINAGEMVAIVGQSGSGKSTLMNILGCLDKASKGQYRVAGKDVSTLDSDELATLRREHFGFIFQRYHLLTHLDAVDNVLMPAIYTGAGKQSRRERAQQLLARLGLADRGHHKPGQLSGGQQQRVSIARALMNGGDVILADEPTGALDTQSGKEVMAILKELNELGHTVIIVTHDMDVANHAKRVIEIRDGDIIADRAIDHAVPLEGPAAMDKPGQRSAPWFSGWGRFGEAFKMAAIAMAAHRMRTLLTMLGIIIGITAVVTVVAVGQGARQQVIENINAIGTNTIDIFAGTGFGDRHSNRIQTLVPSDLEALQAQVYIDSATPNLSTSVKARYGNVASDATVRGVSEQYFDVEDMTMATGERFSALDVKNLAQVAVVDKNTQKTLFGENGNALGKVVMLGNVPFTIVAVANDKDSAFRFDQNLQIYVPYTSVMTRMLRQHFFSSLTVRVADGVSNALAEQGITQLLTNRHGTKDFFTRSSDSILQAVTKTTATMTLLISSIAVISLIVGGIGVMNIMLVSVTERTKEIGIRMAVGARQTDILQQFLIEAVLVCLLGGTIGILLSFAVGAVMSVMASSLSLSFSATAIVGAFVCSSLIGVVFGFLPARNAARLDPIEALARE from the coding sequence ATGGCAGCCTTATTGGAACTGACCGGCATCTGGCGTTATTTTCGCTCCGGCGACGACGACGTAGCGGTGCTCAAAAACATCAACCTGACAATAAACGCCGGTGAAATGGTAGCGATTGTCGGGCAATCGGGCTCAGGTAAATCCACCCTGATGAATATCCTCGGTTGCCTGGACAAAGCCTCCAAGGGCCAGTACCGGGTGGCGGGCAAGGATGTCAGCACCCTGGACTCTGACGAACTGGCCACGCTTCGGCGCGAACACTTCGGGTTTATCTTCCAGCGCTATCACCTGCTGACCCATCTGGACGCCGTGGACAACGTGCTGATGCCCGCCATTTACACCGGCGCCGGCAAGCAAAGCCGCCGCGAGCGGGCCCAGCAGTTGCTGGCACGGCTTGGCCTGGCCGACCGTGGCCACCACAAGCCGGGGCAGCTTTCTGGCGGCCAGCAGCAAAGGGTCAGTATTGCCAGGGCCCTGATGAACGGCGGCGACGTTATTCTTGCCGACGAGCCCACCGGCGCCCTGGACACCCAGAGCGGCAAGGAAGTGATGGCCATCCTCAAAGAGCTCAACGAGCTTGGCCATACGGTGATCATCGTGACCCACGACATGGACGTGGCCAACCACGCCAAGCGGGTTATCGAGATTCGCGACGGCGACATCATTGCCGACCGTGCCATCGACCACGCCGTGCCCCTGGAAGGGCCGGCGGCCATGGACAAACCCGGCCAGCGCAGCGCCCCCTGGTTTAGTGGCTGGGGCCGCTTTGGCGAAGCCTTCAAGATGGCGGCCATCGCCATGGCGGCGCACCGGATGCGCACCTTGCTGACCATGCTTGGCATCATCATCGGCATTACGGCCGTGGTCACGGTAGTGGCGGTGGGGCAGGGCGCCCGCCAGCAGGTGATTGAGAACATCAATGCCATCGGCACCAACACCATCGATATCTTTGCCGGTACCGGCTTTGGCGACCGCCATTCCAACCGCATCCAAACCCTGGTGCCCTCGGATCTTGAGGCCCTGCAGGCCCAGGTCTATATCGATAGCGCCACCCCCAACCTTTCTACCTCGGTCAAGGCCCGCTACGGCAACGTGGCATCTGATGCCACGGTGCGCGGGGTATCGGAGCAGTACTTCGATGTAGAAGACATGACCATGGCCACTGGCGAGCGCTTTTCGGCCCTTGACGTGAAAAACCTGGCCCAGGTAGCGGTGGTGGATAAAAACACCCAAAAGACCCTGTTTGGGGAAAACGGCAATGCGCTGGGCAAAGTGGTGATGCTGGGCAATGTGCCCTTTACCATCGTCGCGGTGGCCAACGACAAAGACAGCGCTTTTCGGTTTGATCAGAACCTGCAAATTTACGTGCCCTACACCTCGGTGATGACCCGCATGCTGCGCCAGCACTTTTTCAGCTCGCTGACGGTGCGGGTAGCCGACGGTGTCTCCAACGCGCTGGCTGAGCAGGGTATTACCCAGTTGCTCACCAACCGCCACGGCACCAAGGACTTCTTCACCCGAAGCTCCGACAGCATCTTGCAGGCGGTCACCAAAACCACCGCCACCATGACCCTGCTGATCTCCTCTATCGCCGTTATCTCCCTTATCGTCGGCGGTATCGGGGTGATGAACATCATGCTGGTGTCGGTGACCGAACGGACCAAGGAAATTGGTATTCGTATGGCGGTGGGTGCCCGCCAGACCGATATCCTGCAGCAGTTTTTGATAGAGGCGGTACTGGTGTGCCTTTTGGGCGGCACCATCGGCATTTTGCTGTCCTTTGCGGTTGGCGCCGTGATGTCGGTAATGGCGAGCTCATTGAGCCTGAGCTTTTCGGCCACCGCCATTGTTGGCGCCTTTGTCTGTTCTTCCCTGATTGGCGTGGTGTTCGGCTTCTTGCCGGCCCGTAACGCCGCCAGGCTCGACCCCATTGAGGCCCTTGCCCGTGAATAA